One window of Streptomyces sp. NBC_00273 genomic DNA carries:
- a CDS encoding DUF6191 domain-containing protein — MGFVIFMTLPGLALVLTAVAFLDLALLRAGRAGLLPWRWSGRQGQVSATGFEQLHASFSPGKQNELKERQSALVMRDDEEDGAPPRTRVDLDGGLAVIRLPGSAPAPVTGNSGT, encoded by the coding sequence ATGGGCTTCGTCATCTTCATGACCCTTCCCGGTCTGGCTCTGGTGCTCACCGCCGTGGCCTTCCTCGACCTGGCACTGCTCCGCGCGGGCCGCGCCGGGCTGCTGCCCTGGCGGTGGAGCGGCCGCCAGGGGCAGGTGTCCGCCACCGGCTTCGAGCAGCTCCACGCCAGCTTCTCGCCGGGCAAGCAGAACGAGCTTAAGGAACGGCAGAGCGCCCTCGTCATGCGCGACGACGAAGAGGACGGCGCCCCGCCGCGCACCCGGGTCGACCTCGACGGCGGACTCGCCGTCATCCGGCTGCCCGGCAGCGCGCCCGCGCCCGTTACGGGGAACAGCGGTACGTGA
- a CDS encoding Tm-1-like ATP-binding domain-containing protein, whose protein sequence is MTNVVLVGTLDTKGVEYGWLRERLLRAGVEVVLVDTGIMGEPRVAADVPRDAVARAAGTELSELLTAADRGAAVTTMARGAEATLLRLHAEGRLHGVLAIGGSGGTSIATRAMRALPLGVPKLMVSSMASGDVRPYVGSSDITMMYSVVDIAGINSVSAPVLANAVAAITGMARAYDRSSAEGRPPRLGAGGRPLVAASMAGVTTAGVDAARERLTELGYEVLVFHVSGTGGRTLETLAGQGVFAGVLDLTLSELADDLCGGILTAGPDRLSAAGRAGIPQVVSLGALDMVKFGPLESLPRQVRDRGVHVHNPSITVTRTTAAECAELGRRVAAKLCAASGPTAVCVPLRGLSTLGAPGGPYHDPGADRALFSALREGLRGSATRLYDYDTHINDPAFGRAAADRLHAMIGAMSAAA, encoded by the coding sequence ATGACCAACGTCGTGCTGGTGGGGACCTTGGACACCAAGGGTGTGGAGTACGGCTGGCTGCGCGAGAGGCTGTTGCGCGCCGGCGTCGAAGTGGTACTGGTCGACACGGGAATCATGGGCGAACCCCGGGTCGCCGCCGACGTACCGCGTGATGCGGTGGCGCGGGCGGCCGGAACGGAACTGTCGGAACTGCTCACGGCCGCCGACCGGGGTGCGGCCGTGACCACCATGGCGAGGGGCGCGGAGGCGACCCTCTTACGCCTGCACGCCGAGGGCAGGCTGCACGGGGTGCTCGCCATCGGCGGGAGCGGCGGCACTTCCATCGCCACCCGGGCGATGCGCGCCCTGCCGCTGGGCGTACCGAAACTGATGGTCTCGTCCATGGCGTCCGGGGACGTACGCCCCTACGTGGGCTCCTCGGACATCACCATGATGTACAGCGTGGTGGACATCGCGGGGATCAACAGCGTCTCCGCACCGGTCCTGGCGAACGCCGTGGCGGCGATCACCGGGATGGCCCGGGCCTACGACCGTTCCTCCGCGGAGGGGCGGCCGCCCCGGCTGGGCGCGGGCGGCCGCCCCCTGGTCGCGGCGAGCATGGCGGGCGTGACCACGGCCGGGGTGGACGCGGCGCGCGAGCGGCTGACGGAACTCGGCTACGAGGTGTTGGTCTTCCACGTCAGCGGCACCGGCGGCCGCACCCTGGAGACCCTGGCCGGCCAGGGGGTCTTCGCGGGCGTCCTCGACCTCACCCTCAGCGAGCTCGCCGACGACCTGTGCGGGGGCATCCTCACCGCGGGACCGGACCGGCTCAGCGCGGCCGGGCGGGCCGGGATCCCGCAGGTGGTGAGCCTGGGGGCGCTGGACATGGTGAAGTTCGGCCCGCTGGAGAGCCTGCCCCGGCAGGTCCGCGACCGGGGCGTCCACGTCCACAACCCGTCCATCACGGTGACCCGTACGACCGCGGCCGAGTGCGCGGAGCTCGGCCGCCGGGTCGCCGCGAAACTGTGCGCGGCGAGCGGCCCCACGGCGGTCTGCGTCCCGCTCCGTGGACTGTCCACGCTCGGCGCGCCGGGCGGGCCGTACCATGACCCCGGCGCGGACCGGGCCTTGTTCTCCGCGCTGCGCGAGGGCCTGCGGGGCAGTGCCACGAGGCTCTACGACTACGACACGCACATCAACGATCCGGCCTTCGGGCGGGCTGCGGCCGACCGGCTGCACGCCATGATCGGCGCCATGTCGGCCGCGGCCTGA
- a CDS encoding ATP-binding protein, which translates to MNWLIHDYRESDLAAVVHLIDTTAELGQESVFSLAECIGALTDRQPCVVAVHQGVPIGAALACVTGERAWVMRIAIAAGWRGRGLASALLVELERRLIAARVGRIAYVLPEEDMLGEGLLNAGYTRQPAVAYFEKTEPLHGPAAGLLDDLGGRFLPNDLWAKVAGMEKEKDLIERRVVLPLAEPERAASHGVRPPRAITLFGPPGTGKTTFARAIASRLGWPFVELLPSRLADEGNLAAALRDAFARIAELERVLVFIDEVEEIAPVRTEPAQPGGIHGVTNELLKLIPGFREGDERLLVCATNSIRSLDPAFLRPGRFDYLIPIGTPDAGARAAIWSRYTAGRADVDVNALVAATELFTPADIEHAARIAAQVSFERDLEAVGARGAAAAQLGATTQDYLAAVRQCRPTVTPAMTGEFEADITAHARF; encoded by the coding sequence GTGAACTGGCTCATCCACGACTACCGCGAGAGCGATCTCGCAGCGGTGGTCCATCTGATCGACACCACGGCCGAACTCGGCCAGGAGTCCGTCTTCTCGCTCGCCGAGTGCATCGGCGCGCTGACCGACCGCCAGCCCTGTGTGGTCGCCGTCCACCAGGGCGTCCCCATCGGCGCGGCGCTCGCCTGCGTCACCGGCGAACGGGCCTGGGTCATGCGCATCGCGATCGCCGCCGGCTGGCGCGGCCGGGGCCTGGCCAGCGCCCTGCTCGTCGAACTGGAGCGACGGCTCATCGCCGCGCGCGTCGGCCGCATCGCGTACGTCCTGCCCGAGGAGGACATGCTCGGCGAAGGCCTCCTGAACGCCGGCTACACCCGGCAGCCGGCCGTCGCCTACTTCGAGAAGACCGAGCCGCTGCACGGACCGGCCGCGGGCCTCCTCGACGACCTCGGCGGTCGCTTCCTGCCGAACGACCTGTGGGCCAAGGTCGCCGGCATGGAGAAGGAGAAGGACCTCATCGAGCGGCGCGTGGTGCTGCCGCTCGCCGAGCCCGAGCGGGCCGCTTCGCACGGGGTGCGGCCGCCGCGCGCCATCACCCTCTTCGGCCCGCCCGGCACCGGCAAGACCACCTTCGCCCGGGCCATCGCCTCCCGGCTCGGCTGGCCCTTCGTGGAACTGCTGCCCTCCCGCCTCGCCGACGAGGGCAACCTGGCGGCGGCACTGCGCGACGCGTTCGCCCGGATCGCCGAGCTGGAGCGCGTACTCGTCTTCATCGACGAGGTCGAGGAGATCGCACCGGTGCGCACCGAGCCCGCGCAGCCCGGCGGGATCCACGGGGTGACGAACGAGCTGCTGAAGCTGATACCGGGCTTCCGGGAGGGCGACGAGCGGCTGCTGGTCTGCGCCACCAACTCCATCCGCTCCCTGGACCCGGCCTTCCTGCGGCCCGGGCGCTTCGACTACCTCATCCCGATCGGCACCCCGGACGCCGGAGCGCGCGCCGCCATCTGGTCCCGCTACACGGCGGGCCGCGCGGACGTCGACGTGAACGCCCTGGTGGCGGCCACCGAGCTGTTCACACCGGCCGACATCGAGCACGCGGCGCGGATCGCGGCGCAAGTGTCCTTCGAGCGGGACCTCGAGGCGGTGGGCGCGCGGGGCGCGGCGGCCGCGCAGTTGGGCGCGACCACGCAGGACTACCTGGCGGCGGTCCGGCAGTGCCGGCCGACGGTGACCCCGGCCATGACGGGCGAGTTCGAGGCGGACATCACCGCGCACGCCCGGTTCTGA
- a CDS encoding acyltransferase family protein encodes MSSRSSAGELRAGGQGHVSAGAAPGGRLAVLDGVRVLAALSVLFYHYFALESAWGKEPAAIFPTAHRLAVYGWLGVEIFFLVSGFVICMSAWGRTVGDFAVSRVSRLFPAYWAAVAFTTLVLYAWPEVRQVKAFSHVLVNLSMLQGGLGVPNIDDAYWTLFVELKFYVLFAIVVMRGVTYRNCVLFCAAWTLAGVVAPTADNGVLSFFAASSSSPYFIAGIGFYLMRRFRPNAVLWAVVGVQFLLAQHYVHARMITNLGRAATERTPAWPVHLIIALGFALMAAIALGALDGVRWRWLPHAGALTYPLYLIHMMAGLTFIHLFRHDVAPVPLVIGVITAMLLLAWLVHRLVERPLGRLLRDRLRRGVQDIRSGTPRGPSVDRLPAQPSAPDAERIPAGR; translated from the coding sequence CGGCCGGAGCGGCCCCCGGCGGGCGGTTGGCGGTCCTCGACGGGGTGCGGGTCCTCGCCGCGCTCAGCGTGCTCTTCTACCACTACTTCGCCCTCGAAAGCGCCTGGGGGAAAGAGCCCGCGGCCATCTTCCCGACCGCCCACCGGCTCGCCGTCTACGGCTGGCTCGGCGTCGAGATCTTCTTCCTGGTCAGCGGGTTCGTGATCTGCATGAGCGCCTGGGGCCGCACGGTGGGCGACTTCGCGGTGTCCCGGGTTTCCCGGCTCTTTCCCGCCTACTGGGCGGCCGTGGCCTTCACCACCCTCGTGCTGTACGCCTGGCCCGAGGTCAGGCAGGTCAAGGCGTTCAGCCATGTCCTGGTGAACCTGTCGATGCTCCAGGGCGGCCTCGGCGTCCCGAACATCGACGACGCCTACTGGACCCTCTTCGTCGAGCTCAAGTTCTACGTACTGTTCGCGATCGTGGTCATGCGCGGCGTGACCTACCGCAACTGCGTCCTGTTCTGTGCGGCCTGGACCCTGGCCGGCGTCGTGGCGCCCACCGCCGACAACGGCGTGCTGTCCTTCTTCGCGGCCTCGTCCTCGTCCCCGTACTTCATCGCCGGCATCGGCTTCTACCTGATGCGCCGCTTCCGGCCGAACGCCGTCCTGTGGGCCGTCGTCGGCGTCCAGTTCCTCCTCGCGCAGCACTACGTGCACGCCCGCATGATCACCAACCTGGGCCGGGCCGCGACCGAGCGGACGCCCGCCTGGCCCGTGCACCTGATCATCGCCCTGGGCTTCGCCCTCATGGCGGCCATAGCCCTCGGCGCCCTCGACGGCGTCCGGTGGCGCTGGCTCCCGCACGCCGGAGCGCTGACGTACCCGCTCTACCTGATCCACATGATGGCCGGGCTGACCTTCATCCATCTCTTCCGCCACGACGTGGCGCCCGTACCGCTGGTCATCGGCGTGATCACCGCGATGCTGCTGCTCGCCTGGCTCGTCCACCGGCTCGTGGAACGCCCGCTCGGCCGGCTGCTGCGCGACCGCCTGCGCCGCGGGGTGCAGGACATCCGGTCGGGCACCCCGCGCGGCCCGTCGGTCGACCGGCTTCCCGCTCAGCCCTCGGCACCCGACGCGGAACGCATCCCGGCCGGCCGCTAG
- a CDS encoding NUDIX domain-containing protein — protein MTHKRSAGLLLFRRTGPEPESGVEVLLGHMGGPLWAGRQSGDWAIPKGEYGPEETPRDAARREFTEEIGLPPPEGDYLPLGEVRLTSGKLVTIWAVEADLDPALMVPGTFTMEWPPHSGNVQEFPELDRVAWFAPPLAQNMLIPSQLPFLERLLGLLKV, from the coding sequence ATGACACACAAACGCAGTGCCGGACTGCTCCTCTTCCGGCGGACCGGTCCGGAGCCGGAGTCCGGTGTCGAGGTGCTCCTCGGACACATGGGCGGCCCGCTCTGGGCCGGACGGCAGTCCGGGGACTGGGCCATCCCCAAGGGTGAATACGGTCCGGAGGAGACTCCTCGGGACGCGGCCCGCCGCGAGTTCACCGAGGAGATCGGGCTGCCCCCGCCGGAGGGCGACTACCTGCCGCTGGGCGAGGTACGCCTGACCAGCGGGAAGCTGGTGACCATCTGGGCGGTGGAGGCGGATCTCGACCCCGCGCTGATGGTGCCCGGGACCTTCACGATGGAGTGGCCCCCACACTCCGGGAACGTCCAGGAGTTCCCGGAGCTGGACCGAGTGGCCTGGTTTGCTCCGCCCCTGGCGCAAAACATGCTGATTCCATCCCAACTCCCTTTCTTGGAACGACTGTTGGGGCTCCTGAAGGTTTGA
- a CDS encoding trypsin-like serine peptidase yields MIHSTLPRPARRTRARRASRILLALSATAVLIGVDLPDDATGPPLGVTAWARPGATADRVGALFGGGQSSGHHCTAAVVHSEEGDVIATAAHCLESPNTTVFAPGYRDGKAPYGFWKVTGTYIAPGWTDGQDPDDDVAFATVAPVDGGRTGSVEDLVGGFPVAAEQPDDAKVTIIGYPRTLEAPVRCANTTALLSPTQRRIGCPDLTGGTSGSPWLVNGALAGVLGGYEGGGSVPEISYSAVLGDRAVQLYRQARS; encoded by the coding sequence ATGATCCACTCCACGCTCCCTCGACCGGCCCGGCGCACCCGTGCGCGGCGGGCGTCCCGGATCCTGCTCGCGCTGTCGGCGACGGCCGTCCTGATCGGCGTGGACCTGCCCGACGACGCCACCGGACCGCCGCTCGGCGTGACCGCGTGGGCGCGACCCGGCGCCACCGCCGACCGGGTGGGCGCGCTCTTCGGGGGCGGGCAGAGCAGCGGGCACCACTGCACCGCCGCCGTGGTGCACAGCGAGGAGGGCGATGTGATCGCCACTGCCGCGCACTGCCTGGAGAGCCCGAACACCACCGTCTTCGCGCCGGGCTACCGCGACGGCAAGGCCCCGTACGGATTCTGGAAGGTCACCGGCACCTACATCGCTCCGGGCTGGACGGACGGACAGGACCCGGACGACGACGTCGCGTTCGCGACGGTAGCCCCGGTGGACGGCGGGCGGACCGGGAGCGTGGAGGACCTCGTGGGCGGTTTCCCGGTCGCCGCCGAGCAGCCGGACGACGCCAAGGTGACGATCATCGGCTACCCGCGGACCCTGGAGGCCCCGGTGCGCTGCGCGAACACCACCGCCCTGTTGTCCCCGACCCAGCGCCGGATCGGCTGCCCGGACCTCACCGGCGGCACCAGCGGCAGTCCCTGGCTGGTGAACGGGGCGCTGGCCGGGGTGCTCGGCGGATACGAGGGCGGCGGGAGCGTCCCGGAGATCTCGTACAGCGCGGTCCTGGGCGACCGGGCGGTGCAGCTGTACCGGCAGGCCCGGTCCTGA
- a CDS encoding serine/threonine-protein kinase, with translation MDDTRAAWSVPGYTEVRELGSGGSGRVVLAVHDGTGTPVAVKYLSDRLRQDPAFVGEFRAEARLLGGLQTPYVVRLYEYVEATGGAAIVMELVDGISLRALLKQSGRADAEAALVVLKGSLLGLAAAHRAGVVHRDYKPENVLVAPDGSSKLVDFGIAANRGSTPGVAGTPAYMAPEQWQGRPASPAADVYAATATFFECLTGRKPYDGENFAELAVQHIEAPVPETEAPEPVRPLIRRGLAKAPEQRPENAEAFVAELEGVALAAYGPEWEERGQRKLAALAALLPLLFPSAGGPAAGTTAFATTEVPGGSGWAPGRRGWLAAGVALVLGTVLVLTTDAIGAAPDAASAVSAFATTSAAPPGSASPSANPSPTDSASPSPSPSPSASPSPSPSASTSPSASPSWSTSPTPKPTVSWSPTPTTPTPTPTPTLKVTDVSVTLKPGVYRGDAAISVTSQGTGSVTVTVEWFLDRTQGSYSVRDGAAESFVVPAGSTVTENRSHTFPRFRGCYGGIRVTTKPTAGNKSASASQYLLRCTEQEVPR, from the coding sequence ATGGACGACACGCGGGCGGCATGGTCGGTCCCCGGTTACACCGAGGTCCGCGAGCTCGGTTCGGGCGGCAGCGGCCGCGTGGTGCTCGCCGTCCACGACGGCACGGGCACCCCGGTCGCCGTGAAGTACCTCAGCGACCGGCTGCGCCAGGATCCGGCGTTCGTCGGGGAGTTCCGGGCCGAGGCCCGCCTCCTGGGCGGGCTGCAGACCCCGTACGTGGTCAGGCTCTACGAGTACGTGGAGGCGACGGGCGGCGCGGCCATCGTCATGGAGCTGGTGGACGGCATCTCCCTGCGCGCACTGCTGAAGCAGTCCGGGCGGGCCGACGCCGAGGCCGCGCTGGTGGTCCTCAAGGGGTCCCTGCTGGGGCTCGCGGCGGCGCACCGCGCGGGCGTCGTCCACCGCGACTACAAGCCCGAGAACGTGCTGGTCGCGCCGGACGGCTCGTCGAAGCTGGTGGACTTCGGGATCGCGGCGAACCGGGGCAGCACGCCCGGCGTGGCCGGAACCCCCGCCTACATGGCTCCCGAGCAGTGGCAGGGCCGGCCGGCCTCGCCCGCGGCCGACGTGTACGCGGCGACGGCGACCTTCTTCGAGTGCCTCACCGGCCGCAAGCCCTACGACGGGGAGAACTTCGCCGAGCTGGCCGTCCAGCACATCGAGGCGCCGGTACCGGAGACGGAGGCGCCCGAGCCCGTACGTCCGCTGATCCGGCGCGGCCTCGCGAAGGCGCCCGAGCAGCGGCCGGAGAACGCCGAGGCGTTCGTGGCCGAGCTGGAGGGGGTGGCGCTGGCGGCGTACGGGCCCGAGTGGGAGGAGCGCGGGCAGCGCAAGCTGGCGGCGCTGGCCGCCCTGCTGCCGCTGTTGTTCCCCTCGGCGGGCGGCCCGGCGGCCGGTACCACGGCGTTCGCCACGACCGAGGTGCCCGGCGGTTCCGGCTGGGCGCCGGGGCGCCGCGGCTGGCTCGCGGCGGGCGTGGCGCTGGTACTGGGAACCGTGCTGGTCCTGACGACGGACGCGATCGGCGCGGCCCCGGACGCGGCTTCGGCGGTGAGCGCCTTCGCCACGACGAGCGCGGCCCCGCCCGGATCGGCCTCGCCGAGCGCGAACCCGAGCCCGACGGACTCCGCCTCCCCGTCGCCGAGTCCGAGCCCTTCGGCGTCCCCGAGCCCCTCGCCGTCCGCGTCCACGTCTCCCTCGGCTTCTCCGTCGTGGTCCACGAGCCCCACCCCGAAGCCGACGGTGAGCTGGTCCCCCACGCCGACCACGCCGACCCCGACACCCACTCCAACGCTGAAGGTCACGGACGTCTCCGTCACGCTCAAGCCCGGCGTCTACCGTGGCGACGCGGCCATCTCGGTCACCTCCCAGGGCACCGGATCGGTCACCGTGACGGTGGAATGGTTCCTGGACCGTACGCAAGGCTCCTACTCCGTCCGCGACGGAGCGGCGGAGTCGTTCGTGGTCCCGGCCGGCTCGACGGTCACCGAGAACAGGTCCCACACCTTCCCCCGCTTCCGTGGCTGCTACGGCGGCATCCGGGTCACCACCAAGCCCACCGCCGGGAACAAGTCCGCCTCGGCCTCGCAGTACCTGCTGCGCTGCACGGAGCAGGAGGTGCCCCGATGA